The Pseudomonas hefeiensis genomic sequence GATGGTCAAAAGTCTTCAATAAAAAAACCTGCGATCAGTACATCGGATCGTGGAGCCCGCGAATCGCGGTATTCACGCAGAATAATCACAAAATGGCGACAGTTATCTACACACCTGTTTCCGCTCGTAACCGATACCGGCCCGCGTCGTGCCGCAAGTCAGTTCGGCCGACATTCTATCTGTCGGACCGAATTCGTGCGCTCGACAAAAACGGTAGTACAGTTCTGACTATTGGCTGAAAGAGGAATTGCAGTGGCACAAAAAAAGGAAGAAGACGACAAGGTCCGTCTCGATAAATGGTTGTGGGCAGCGCGATTCTATAAAACCCGCGCCCTGGCCAAGACCGCCATCGAAAGCGGCAAGGTCCATCACCGGGGCGAACGCTGCAAACCGGGCAAGGAGCCTCGCATCGGCGACGAATATGTCATTCGCACCGGGTTCGATGAAAAGACTGTGGTGGTCGAGGCTCTGTCGATCGTGCGTCGCGGCGCACCTGAAGCGCAGGCGTTGTACCGCGAAACCGAAGCCAGCATCGCCAAGCGTGAAACCGCCGCCGCCCAGCGCAAGGCCGGTGCCTTGGGGGTCAGCACCGATGGCAAGCCAAGCAAGAAGCAGCGTCGGGACCTGTTCAAGTTTCATGGCAGCAATAGCGAATAAAGGATCGGCAGTTTGGAGGCAGAGCGCCTGTGGCTCAGATGAGTACTCATCCCCATCCCGTCCGACAAACCTCGCCTTGCTTGGAACCCGCCCGGAATGTCCATAAAATGCCCGCCATCCTTTGTCTCCACCTCAGATACCAGACCCTATGACTGATTTGCCGGATACCGACTACACCCAACGCTTCATCTTTGATGACAGCGACACTCGCGGCGAACTGGTGGCGCTGGAGCGTAGCTACGCCGAAGTCCTTGCCAAACATCCCTATCCGGAACCGGTCGCGCAACTGCTCGGTGAACTGATGGCGGCTGCGGCGCTGCTGGTCGGCACCTTGAAATTCGATGGCTTGCTGATTCTCCAGGCGCGTTCCGAAGGCCCGGTGCCGCTGCTGATGATTGAATGCTCCAGCGAGCGCGAGATCCGTGGCCTGGCCCGCTATCACGCCGAGCAGATCGCCCCTGACGCGACCCTGGCCGACATGATGCCCGATGGTGTGCTGGCCCTGACGGTCGATCCAACCCACGGCAAGCGCTACCAGGGCATTGTCGATCTCGATGGCACATCCCTGGCTGAATGCTTCACCAACTACTTCGTCATGTCCCAACAGACCAACACTCGCTTCTGGCTCTACGCCGACGGGCGGCGCGCCCGCGGTCTGCTGCTGCAGCAATTGCCCGCCGACCGCCTTCGCGACCCGGAAGAGCGTGACGCCAGTTGGCAGCACATCACCGCTCTGGCCAGCACCCTGAGCGCCGATGAGCTGCTGAGTCTGGACAACGAAACCGTGCTGCATCGCCTCTA encodes the following:
- a CDS encoding RNA-binding S4 domain-containing protein, translating into MAQKKEEDDKVRLDKWLWAARFYKTRALAKTAIESGKVHHRGERCKPGKEPRIGDEYVIRTGFDEKTVVVEALSIVRRGAPEAQALYRETEASIAKRETAAAQRKAGALGVSTDGKPSKKQRRDLFKFHGSNSE
- the hslO gene encoding Hsp33 family molecular chaperone HslO, translated to MTDLPDTDYTQRFIFDDSDTRGELVALERSYAEVLAKHPYPEPVAQLLGELMAAAALLVGTLKFDGLLILQARSEGPVPLLMIECSSEREIRGLARYHAEQIAPDATLADMMPDGVLALTVDPTHGKRYQGIVDLDGTSLAECFTNYFVMSQQTNTRFWLYADGRRARGLLLQQLPADRLRDPEERDASWQHITALASTLSADELLSLDNETVLHRLYHEEQVRLFDGQSLRFQCSCSRERSANALVSLGLEDAQQLVIEHGGAIEIDCQFCNERYLFDAADIAQLFAGAGVDTPSDTRH